The sequence GTTGGTTGGGTGGGGAGGCAGCAGTTAGTGGGCCGCAACAGCACGTGGGCTGTAAATAGGTCGCGGGGAGTCGTGGGCCGCGGACCACGGAGGTCGCGCGCTCGCGGGCCGACGCGACCCCGCGCGCTTTAGTTTTTTTCCAAAGGTGAAGACAATGCTTAATTTGGACGAATGGTGCTTTATGCATGCTAATATAGTGCTTGAGCTTATTACCCACCAAGGTGCATTGTGGGGAATAACTTTTTACACACGTGCTTGAGATTGATGATATGACCACATTGTCTTTTGGGAAATTTGTCCACAGGACACTGTGAAAACATGATTTTGTGTATAGCACACCGCCAAATTCGAATTTGTTCCCAGCACACCGCGAAAGGGTCATTTAGTCTACCACACACTACATCCAATAAACTACTCATTTTCAACTGAGAGGTCAGATAAAAAGACAGTTTTGCCCTttgccctcttcctcctcgcttCTCCCTCCcgcacctctctctctccatggcCGCGCCCTcctgcttcctccgccgccccctctctgCTTCGGCCGGCGGGCCGCCCCGCCCCCTTCCtgcgccggccggcgagccgccccggccccttcccgcgcggcgcggccggcgagcccgcGGCGGACTGCTTGGCGGGGGCGGCCCGCACCTCTCTCTCCATGGCCGCGCCCTCCTGCTCCTCCCGCCCGGCATGGCCGTCGTCCTCCCCCATTCCATGGCCGGCACGTCCCTCATCCTTCCTCCCTCGTCGCGGATTCAGTTCCATCCAACACCCTCCCTTCCATGGCCGGCgcgcctcctctctcctccctcatgGCCACAACCCCTCCcttccatggccggcggcgcctccgtccctccctcctcctccctcgccgacgggcgcgcggcacggcggcggcggatcgagccgcgcgcacgcctgcgcggcgcggaggcgggccgcgcggcggccgggctcggctccggcgacgcgcgcgcgggccATGGGCGCCCGCAGTTGGCCTCCCCCCGCCTCGTCCCCGACCGGAGCCGCGGTGGCGGGGCTCGAGCTgaggtgcgccgccgcggggcgctGCCGGCGCAGGCGGAGCGGCTGGCGGCGGAGTTCGGGGAGCGCGCGGTCAAGGCACTCGACGTCTGCAACGCGGCGCGCGACGGGGTGGACCAGGCGCGCCGGTGGGAGCGCCTCGCCGGCATCGCGGCGTCCGTGCTGCTCGCGCCATGGGTTGCCTGCTCCACCTCGCCGCGTgggcgctcgtcgccgccgtcccctgcccggaccgcggcggcgcgctccagCCGAACCAcctcccggccgcgccgccgcacgccgcgttcccctgggcgccgccgctcctcgcgctCCTAGAACGCCTCGCCGAGGAGGGCAAGCGCAAGGACCGGCGCAATTCGTGCGGCCTGCTCAGGGAAATCCACGCGCTGGAGAAGTGCGCGCAGAGGCTCGCCGAGGCAATTCGTGGGGGGTATTTTGGTCTTTTTACCCGGCTTTCTCTCACTTTCCCGGCTGTAAAAGATTTGTTTAAGGGGCCAATGTGCAGCGCACAAAAACACAAATTTAGGATGTGCTGCATACTATTTCAAGAAGTTCGGTGTGTAGCGCACAAATCATCGTTTTGAGAGTGTCCCGTGGACAAAAATCCCTTGTCTTTTTTAGCACTCATATCTAAGCACATAGAGAGTGTCCCGTGGACAAAAATCCCTTGTCTTTTTTAGCACTCATATCTAAGCACATAGCTTTGCTGTTTGTAGCGTATACAATTCTAGTAGATAGTACGTTCTAACTTTTTCAGCGCATGTAATTTGTAAATAACTATCTTCACGTGGTTAGTTGAGCGATAACCAATTTCATTGGCTGTTCTCTTTCTTGACAAACAAGCTCAGAAATTCAAATCCCCTTGTCTCAGATCTCGACGGCTCGCTTTGCTGGTTCTTCTTGTGAAATACTCCTTTCAGCGGTAAAAGCGGACAATGCACTCGCTAGTTTCCCCGCAAGCTGGTGGTGCCGCAAGCGCAAGCAACGGGGGGCCATCCCAAATtacttggccgccgccgccgcctccgtgccGGCGCGCGGCTAAACCCCCCATAAccccccgccgctccgccgccgccgccgcgaaacCCTAAGGCCCGCCGCCACCATGCCCCGCCTCCCGCCCGTcccccgcccggccgccgccgccgctgtcgcctcCACGTCCACCCAGGACATCGTCCCGAAGCTCGGCCACATCATCTCCACGCGCCGCTGGAACAAGGGCACCGCCTACAAGCGCCTGGCGCCCTCCGTCACCGCCGCGCACGTCGCCGACGTCTTCCGCGCCCCGCCGGCCCCTCTCCACCCCGCCACCGCGCTCGCCTACTTCGAGTGGGTCGCGCGCCGCCCCGGGTTCCGCCACACCGCCGCCTCCCACGCCGCGTTGCTCCAgctcctcgcccgccgccgcgcgcccgccaACTACGACAAGCTCGTCGTCTCCATGATCGAGTGCTCCGACACCGCGGAGGACATGCGTGAGGCCGTCGACGCCATTCAGGCGATCCGTCGAACGGGTGGCGCGCGACTCGTGCTGTCCCCAAAGTGCTACAACTTCGCGCTCAGATCACTGTCGCGATTTGACATGACGGATCACATGGGGAAGGTGTACTCGCTGCTCGTGCAGGATGGGTTGCTGCCAGATACGGTGACTTACAACACCATGATCATGGCATACTGCAAGGAGGGTAGTCTCGCCATAGCACACCAGTATTTCCGGCTGTTGAGGGAGTCTGGGATGGAGTTGGATACATTCACTTGTAATGCATTGCTGCTGGGGTACTGCCGAAAGGGTGACTTGGGGAAGGCTTGCTGGCTACTCCTGATGATGCCACTGATGGGTTGCGCTAGAAATGAGTACTCCTACACCATTGTAATCCAGGGACTCTGTGAAGCACGGAGTGTATGGGAGGCACTTGTGCTTCTGTTCATGATGCGACAGGATGGGTGCTCCCCGAATGTGCGAACATATACACTCTTGATAAAAGGTCTTTGTAAGGAGGGTAGGATTGATGACGCCAGGATGTTGCTTGATGAAATGCCTCAGAGAGGGGTGGTTCCAAGTGTCTGGACATATAATGCAATGATTGATGGGTACTGTAAGTTGGGAAGAACAAAGGATGCGTTGGGGATCAAGTTGCTGATGGAAGGAAATGGGTGTGATCCAGATGATTGGACATACAATAGTTTGATTCACGGCCTCTGTGACGGGAAGACAGATGAAGCAGAGGAATTGCTAAATAGTGCTATTGCGAGAGGTTTCACACCTACAGTTGTTACATTCACTAACATGATTAATGGGTATTGCAAGGCTGAAAGGATCGATGATGCACTCAGGGTAAAGAATATCATGATGTCAAGCAAGTGCAAACTTGATTTACAGGCATATGGACTGTTGATCAATGTCCTCATCAAGATGGATAGGTTAAAAGAGGCTAAAGAGACATTAAATGATATTTTGGCTAATGGTTTAGCTCCTAATGTTGTCATCTACACCTCTATAATTGAAGGGTATTGCAAGATTGGCAAGATTGGTGCTGTACTAGAGGTCTTCAAATTGATGGAACATGTAGGTTGCCGTCCAAATGCCTGGACTTACAGTTCTCTGATTTATGGGCTAATTCAGGATCAAAAGCTTCATAAGGCAATGGCATTAGTAACTAAAATGCAAGAGGATGGAATAACTCCTGGTGTTATCACTTATACTACTCTGATCCAAGGTCAGTGCAACAGACATGAATTTGATAACGCTTTCAGGTTATTTGAAATGATGGAGCATAATGGCttgacacctgatgagcaagcATACAATGTCCTCACTGATGCACTATGCAAATCTGGAAGAGCAGAAGAAGCTTATTCTTTTCTTGTCAGAAAAGGAGTAGTCCTTACAAATGTAACATATACATCTTTAATTGATGGCTTTAGTAAGGCAGGGAACACTGACTTTGCTGCCACCCTTATAGAGAAGATGGTCAGTGAGGGCTGTAAACCAGATTCGTACACATATAGTGTACTGTTGCATGCTTTATGTAAACAAAAAAAGCTCCATGAAGCCTTGAATATACTGGATCAGATGACCCTAAGGGGAACTAAGTGTAACATTGTTTCCTATACAATACTTATCGATGAAATGATCAGAGAAGGAAAGCATGACCATGCGAAGAGGCTGTTCAGTGAAATGACATCATCAGGACATAAGCCTAGCGCAACCACATATACCATATTCATTAACTCATACTGCAAAATAGGTCGAATAGAGGAGGCTGAGCATCTAATTGGCGAAATGGAAAGAGATGGTGTTTCACCTGATGTGGTAACCTACAATGTATTCATTGATGGCTGTGGACATATGGGATATATGGATCGTGTATTTTCTACTCTAAGGCGCATGATGGATGCATCATGTGAACCCAATCACTGGACCTACTGTCTTCTGCTCAAGCATTTTCTAAAAACGAGTTTGGGTAATGTTCATTATGTAGACACTTCTGGCTTGTGGAACTGGGTTGAGTTGGAAACAGTTTGGCAGCTTCTTGAAAGGATGCTGGGGTATGGTTTAAATCCTACATTAGTGACATACAGTTCTATCATTGCAGGATTTTGCAAAGCAAAACGTCTTGAAGAAGCATGTGTGCTTCTTGATCATATGTGTGGAAAAGGTATATCTCCCAATGAAGAGATATACACAATGCTTATCAAGTGCTCTTGTGATACCAAGCTCTTTAAAAAGGCCTTATCATTTGTTAGCAACATGATAGATTGCGGGTTTCAGCCTCATCTTGAGTCCTACCAGTATCTTATTACAGGCCTCTGTGATGAGGGGAATTATGAGAAGGCTAAGTCACTATTCTGTGACTTACTTGGAATGGACTATAATCATAATGAGGTGGTATGGAAGATTCTAAATGACGGTTTGCTCAAAGCTGGCCATGTTGATATTTGTTCAAAGTTGCTGTCTGCTATGGAGAATAGACACTGTCATATTAACTCTCAGACATATGCTATGGTGACTAATAACATGCATGAGGCTTCTGGCAGTATGGTTAGTGAACTCAGAGGAGAAGCTGCCTGACTGACTGTTACCGTTGTTGCAAAAGCATGGTGAATTTCATTTGCTATTT comes from Panicum virgatum strain AP13 chromosome 4K, P.virgatum_v5, whole genome shotgun sequence and encodes:
- the LOC120704299 gene encoding pentatricopeptide repeat-containing protein At5g65560-like, producing MPRLPPVPRPAAAAAVASTSTQDIVPKLGHIISTRRWNKGTAYKRLAPSVTAAHVADVFRAPPAPLHPATALAYFEWVARRPGFRHTAASHAALLQLLARRRAPANYDKLVVSMIECSDTAEDMREAVDAIQAIRRTGGARLVLSPKCYNFALRSLSRFDMTDHMGKVYSLLVQDGLLPDTVTYNTMIMAYCKEGSLAIAHQYFRLLRESGMELDTFTCNALLLGYCRKGDLGKACWLLLMMPLMGCARNEYSYTIVIQGLCEARSVWEALVLLFMMRQDGCSPNVRTYTLLIKGLCKEGRIDDARMLLDEMPQRGVVPSVWTYNAMIDGYCKLGRTKDALGIKLLMEGNGCDPDDWTYNSLIHGLCDGKTDEAEELLNSAIARGFTPTVVTFTNMINGYCKAERIDDALRVKNIMMSSKCKLDLQAYGLLINVLIKMDRLKEAKETLNDILANGLAPNVVIYTSIIEGYCKIGKIGAVLEVFKLMEHVGCRPNAWTYSSLIYGLIQDQKLHKAMALVTKMQEDGITPGVITYTTLIQGQCNRHEFDNAFRLFEMMEHNGLTPDEQAYNVLTDALCKSGRAEEAYSFLVRKGVVLTNVTYTSLIDGFSKAGNTDFAATLIEKMVSEGCKPDSYTYSVLLHALCKQKKLHEALNILDQMTLRGTKCNIVSYTILIDEMIREGKHDHAKRLFSEMTSSGHKPSATTYTIFINSYCKIGRIEEAEHLIGEMERDGVSPDVVTYNVFIDGCGHMGYMDRVFSTLRRMMDASCEPNHWTYCLLLKHFLKTSLGNVHYVDTSGLWNWVELETVWQLLERMLGYGLNPTLVTYSSIIAGFCKAKRLEEACVLLDHMCGKGISPNEEIYTMLIKCSCDTKLFKKALSFVSNMIDCGFQPHLESYQYLITGLCDEGNYEKAKSLFCDLLGMDYNHNEVVWKILNDGLLKAGHVDICSKLLSAMENRHCHINSQTYAMVTNNMHEASGSMVSELRGEAA